A stretch of the Planctomycetota bacterium genome encodes the following:
- the rplL gene encoding 50S ribosomal protein L7/L12 yields the protein MSDEGGTATKTFDDKITKMGDEIVGLSLKEAVDLADYLKETYGIEPAAGGAVVMAGPADGGGGAAEEEKTEFDVVLKSDGGNKIPVIKVVREATGLGLKEAKGMVDTLPAKVKEGLPKEEAEALAEKLKEAGAEVEVA from the coding sequence ATGAGCGACGAAGGCGGCACCGCGACCAAGACGTTCGACGACAAGATCACCAAGATGGGCGACGAGATCGTCGGCCTGAGCCTGAAGGAGGCCGTCGACCTGGCGGACTACCTGAAGGAGACCTACGGCATCGAGCCGGCGGCGGGCGGCGCGGTCGTGATGGCCGGCCCGGCCGACGGCGGCGGCGGCGCAGCCGAGGAAGAGAAGACCGAGTTCGACGTCGTGCTCAAGAGCGACGGCGGCAACAAGATCCCGGTCATCAAGGTCGTCCGCGAGGCCACGGGCCTGGGCCTGAAGGAGGCCAAGGGCATGGTCGACACCCTGCCGGCCAAGGTGAAGGAGGGCCTTCCCAAGGAGGAGGCCGAGGCCCTGGCCGAGAAGCTCAAGGAAGCCGGCGCCGAGGTCGAGGTCGCCTGA
- the rpoB gene encoding DNA-directed RNA polymerase subunit beta, translated as MSVRSFAKRGDLAPVGDLTIVQRLAYERFLQLDKGPDDRDPTIGLEALMREVLPIESYDGTMRLIYVNYDLDEARYTVDECQELRLTYGMPFKIRVRLEREGRPDMPEEDIYLGEFPIMIGGGEFIVNGAERVIVSQLHRSPGVDFSKSEEETDRPLHSARIVPERGSWIEISVNKKDQLEMRIDQSPKMAATTFLRCLDPSVAKTEDLLSLFYEISDVKTNALHEEDFAAAPIVDTESGEILVDTGFAIGAENLEKIQASSLKTARVIQNPSDALILNTVAAENLRRIAEDFGIEDPHEQAMLKLYTKLRPGNPPQVEKARQLFVEKFFDDSRYRIGRVGRFRINRKFGFEDSVDSNFIRAQDLLRIIQYLLDLRSNRLDPETEQPVAVTDDIDHLGNRRLRTMDELAVDEIRKGFLKLKRTVQERMSVKDPDELTKIADLVNSKSISSAIDFFFGRSELSQVVDQTNPVSTLVHERCLSALGPGGLNRKRAGFEVRDVHISHYGRICPIETPEGTNIGLIARMAIYSSIDDYGFLRTAYRVAKNGKSTEEVVHLRADEEMRAVLAPADALDPSGAFKGGTVLARVGGELAEVGADTVEYIDISPKQIVGISAALIPFLEHDDANRALMGSNMQRQAVPLIKLDPPCVATGMEKPVGYNSGMTIKARQGGVVTHVDAERIIIDNSDEYELRKFRGMNERTCMNQKPVVRPGDVVEQGQVIADGPAIKDGQLAIGKNALVAFNTFDGYNFEDAIVISERIVKDDVFTSIHIDSFDVEIRDTKLGREEFTRDIPNVSEKALRNLDEDGIIRVGARVGPGDILVGKVSPKSKTELTPEEKLLHAIFGRAGEDVKNDSLEVPSGVDGMVIGAKKFSRRLHMNEEQKKQLKQQIAEYEAAQDAKAIEIFGEMIEAINDATGTELVDPNTRQKVAASDIPEVVLEQIKTFELGWVKGNKEAREEAEISYKQFWPRIEAIEKEKQRRVAHMKRGDELPAGVLEMVKVYVATKRPLSVGDKMAGRHGNKGVIARIVPVEEMPFMEDGTPVDVMLNPLGVPSRMNVGQILELHLGWAAQVLGFQAVTPVFDGATEDEIHAAIEEANTYVEDRWAKLEEEGGHPHHRELLARMPKGGKIQLYDGRTGEPFQQRTSVGFMYMLKLHHLVDDKIHARATGPYSLITQQPLGGKSRTGGQRFGEMEVWALEAYGASYILQELLTVKSDDVEGRTKIYESMVKGTHKLEAGMPIAFDVLCNELRGLGMNITLEKRQTELGSLL; from the coding sequence ATGAGCGTGCGCAGCTTTGCAAAACGAGGCGATCTTGCACCGGTGGGCGATCTGACGATCGTGCAGCGGCTGGCCTACGAGCGATTCCTGCAGCTCGACAAGGGGCCGGATGACCGCGACCCGACCATCGGCCTCGAGGCGTTGATGCGCGAGGTGCTGCCGATCGAGAGCTACGACGGCACGATGCGGCTGATCTACGTCAACTACGACCTCGACGAGGCGCGATACACCGTCGACGAGTGCCAGGAGTTGCGGCTGACGTACGGCATGCCCTTCAAGATCCGCGTGCGGCTGGAGCGCGAGGGCCGGCCCGACATGCCCGAGGAGGACATCTACCTCGGCGAGTTCCCGATCATGATCGGCGGCGGCGAGTTCATCGTGAACGGGGCAGAGCGGGTCATCGTCAGCCAGCTGCACCGCTCGCCGGGCGTGGACTTCTCCAAGAGCGAGGAGGAGACCGATCGCCCGCTGCACAGCGCTCGGATCGTGCCCGAGCGTGGTTCGTGGATCGAGATCTCGGTCAACAAGAAGGACCAGCTCGAGATGCGGATCGACCAGTCGCCCAAGATGGCGGCGACGACGTTCCTGCGGTGCCTCGATCCGTCGGTCGCCAAGACCGAGGATCTGCTGAGCCTGTTCTACGAGATCAGCGACGTCAAGACGAACGCGCTGCACGAGGAGGACTTCGCGGCGGCGCCGATCGTCGATACCGAGTCGGGCGAGATCCTGGTCGATACGGGCTTCGCGATCGGTGCGGAGAACCTCGAGAAGATCCAGGCGTCGAGCCTCAAGACCGCCCGGGTGATCCAGAATCCGTCGGATGCGCTGATCCTCAACACGGTGGCGGCGGAGAACCTGCGTCGGATCGCCGAGGACTTCGGCATCGAGGATCCCCACGAGCAGGCGATGCTCAAGCTGTACACCAAGCTGCGTCCGGGCAACCCGCCGCAGGTCGAGAAGGCCCGGCAGCTGTTCGTCGAGAAGTTCTTCGACGACAGCCGGTACCGCATCGGCCGAGTGGGCCGCTTCCGCATCAACCGCAAGTTCGGCTTCGAGGATTCGGTCGATAGCAACTTCATCCGCGCCCAGGACCTGCTGCGGATCATCCAGTACCTGCTGGACCTGCGGAGCAACCGGCTGGACCCCGAGACCGAGCAGCCCGTCGCCGTCACCGACGACATCGATCACCTGGGCAACCGCCGGCTTCGGACGATGGACGAGCTGGCGGTCGACGAGATCCGCAAGGGCTTCCTGAAGCTGAAGCGGACCGTCCAGGAGCGGATGAGCGTCAAGGATCCCGACGAGCTGACCAAGATTGCCGATCTGGTCAACAGCAAGAGCATCAGCAGCGCGATCGACTTCTTCTTTGGTCGCAGCGAGCTGAGCCAGGTGGTCGACCAGACCAACCCGGTCTCGACGCTGGTGCACGAGCGGTGCCTCAGTGCGCTGGGCCCGGGCGGCCTGAACCGCAAGCGGGCGGGCTTCGAGGTCCGCGACGTGCACATCAGCCACTACGGGCGGATCTGTCCGATCGAGACGCCCGAGGGCACGAACATCGGTCTGATCGCCCGCATGGCGATCTACTCGTCGATCGACGACTACGGCTTCTTGAGGACGGCCTACCGCGTCGCCAAGAACGGCAAGTCGACCGAGGAGGTCGTGCACCTGCGGGCCGACGAGGAGATGCGGGCGGTGCTGGCGCCGGCGGACGCGCTCGATCCCTCGGGTGCGTTCAAGGGCGGGACGGTGCTGGCCCGCGTCGGCGGCGAGCTGGCCGAAGTCGGCGCGGACACGGTCGAGTACATCGACATCTCGCCCAAGCAGATCGTGGGCATCTCGGCGGCGTTGATCCCGTTCCTCGAGCACGACGACGCCAACCGGGCGTTGATGGGCTCGAACATGCAGCGGCAGGCGGTGCCGCTGATCAAGCTGGATCCGCCGTGCGTGGCAACGGGCATGGAGAAGCCCGTCGGCTACAACTCGGGCATGACGATCAAGGCGCGGCAGGGCGGCGTGGTGACGCACGTCGACGCCGAGCGGATCATCATCGACAACAGCGACGAGTACGAGCTCCGCAAGTTCCGCGGCATGAACGAGCGGACGTGCATGAACCAGAAGCCGGTGGTCCGCCCGGGCGACGTGGTGGAGCAGGGGCAGGTCATCGCCGATGGGCCGGCGATCAAGGACGGCCAGCTGGCGATCGGCAAGAACGCGCTCGTGGCGTTCAACACCTTCGACGGGTACAACTTCGAGGACGCGATCGTCATCAGCGAGCGGATCGTGAAGGACGACGTGTTCACGTCGATCCACATCGACAGCTTCGACGTGGAGATCCGCGACACCAAGCTTGGCCGCGAGGAGTTCACCCGCGATATTCCGAACGTCAGCGAGAAGGCGCTGCGGAACCTCGACGAGGACGGCATCATCCGCGTGGGTGCGCGGGTGGGCCCGGGCGACATCCTGGTCGGCAAGGTCAGCCCGAAGAGCAAGACCGAGCTGACGCCCGAGGAGAAGCTGCTGCACGCGATCTTCGGCCGCGCGGGCGAGGACGTAAAGAACGACTCGCTCGAGGTGCCCAGCGGCGTCGACGGCATGGTCATCGGCGCCAAGAAGTTCAGCCGCCGGCTGCACATGAACGAGGAGCAGAAGAAGCAGCTCAAGCAGCAGATCGCCGAGTACGAGGCGGCGCAGGACGCCAAGGCGATCGAGATCTTCGGCGAGATGATCGAGGCGATCAACGACGCGACCGGCACGGAGCTGGTCGATCCCAACACGCGGCAGAAGGTGGCGGCCAGCGACATCCCGGAGGTCGTGCTCGAGCAGATCAAGACCTTCGAGCTGGGCTGGGTGAAGGGCAACAAGGAGGCCCGCGAAGAGGCCGAGATCAGCTACAAGCAGTTCTGGCCGCGGATCGAGGCCATCGAGAAGGAGAAGCAGCGTCGCGTCGCGCACATGAAGCGGGGCGACGAGCTGCCGGCGGGCGTGCTGGAGATGGTCAAGGTCTACGTGGCGACCAAGCGGCCGCTGAGCGTGGGCGACAAGATGGCCGGCCGGCACGGCAACAAGGGCGTGATCGCCCGCATCGTGCCCGTCGAGGAGATGCCGTTCATGGAGGACGGCACGCCGGTGGACGTGATGCTCAACCCGCTGGGCGTGCCCAGCCGGATGAACGTGGGCCAGATCCTCGAGCTGCACCTGGGCTGGGCGGCGCAGGTGCTGGGCTTCCAGGCGGTGACGCCGGTGTTCGATGGCGCGACCGAGGACGAGATCCACGCGGCCATCGAGGAGGCCAACACCTACGTCGAGGACCGCTGGGCGAAGCTCGAGGAGGAGGGCGGCCACCCGCACCACCGCGAGCTGCTCGCGCGGATGCCCAAGGGCGGCAAGATCCAGCTCTACGACGGCCGCACGGGCGAGCCGTTCCAGCAGCGGACATCGGTGGGCTTCATGTACATGCTGAAGCTGCACCACCTGGTGGACGACAAGATCCACGCCCGGGCGACGGGACCGTACTCGCTGATCACCCAGCAGCCGCTGGGCGGCAAGAGCCGCACGGGCGGCCAGCGTTTCGGCGAGATGGAGGTGTGGGCGCTCGAGGCGTACGGCGCCAGCTACATCCTGCAGGAGCTTCTGACGGTGAAGTCCGACGACGTGGAGGGCCGCACCAAGATCTACGAGAGCATGGTCAAGGGCACGCACAAGCTCGAGGCCGGCATGCCGATCGCGTTCGACGTGCTGTGCAACGAGCTGCGGGGCCTGGGCATGAACATCACGCTGGAGAAGCGGCAGACGGAGCTCGGCAGCCTGCTGTAG
- a CDS encoding FkbM family methyltransferase: MNEGGRVAAVGRFARWQLGSRLLGQPCLLPFATDGVLVTSRGDTGATGNYYCGVHEYPDMPFVAHALEPGDLFVDAGANVGAYTVLAGAVAGADVVSCEPVPSTFSKLQRNVAANMLQDRVTACHTAVGRKPGECRMTSGRDAMNHVVAEGEAASDVVTVPVSRIDDLVPAGRARMMKMDVEGFEREALAGAERLLSEASLLAVLIEMNGAGRRYGVEDAELDETLRKAGLAPATYDPVERALTPASTFGSRGNTLYVRESEELAERLRRSEPLRAFGRAV, encoded by the coding sequence ATGAACGAGGGCGGCCGCGTGGCGGCGGTGGGCCGCTTTGCGCGATGGCAGCTGGGCTCGCGGCTGCTCGGCCAGCCGTGCCTGCTGCCCTTCGCAACCGACGGCGTGCTGGTCACCAGCCGCGGGGATACCGGCGCAACGGGCAACTACTACTGCGGCGTGCACGAGTACCCGGACATGCCCTTCGTGGCGCACGCCCTGGAGCCGGGCGACCTGTTCGTGGACGCGGGCGCCAACGTCGGGGCGTACACGGTGCTGGCGGGTGCGGTGGCGGGTGCGGACGTCGTGTCGTGCGAGCCCGTGCCGTCGACGTTCTCGAAGCTGCAGCGGAACGTGGCGGCCAACATGCTGCAGGATCGCGTGACCGCGTGCCACACGGCCGTGGGCCGCAAGCCGGGCGAGTGCCGGATGACGTCGGGCCGCGACGCGATGAACCACGTCGTTGCGGAGGGCGAGGCGGCGTCGGACGTGGTGACGGTGCCGGTCTCGCGCATCGACGACCTGGTGCCGGCGGGCCGCGCACGCATGATGAAGATGGACGTCGAGGGCTTCGAGAGGGAGGCCCTCGCGGGCGCCGAGCGGCTGCTGTCCGAGGCGTCGCTGCTCGCGGTGCTCATCGAGATGAACGGCGCAGGTCGTCGGTACGGCGTGGAAGATGCCGAGCTGGATGAGACGCTGCGGAAGGCGGGGCTCGCCCCCGCCACGTACGACCCGGTGGAGCGGGCGTTGACGCCGGCGTCGACGTTCGGCAGCCGGGGCAACACGCTGTACGTGCGCGAGTCGGAGGAACTGGCCGAGCGGCTCCGTCGCTCGGAGCCGCTGCGGGCCTTCGGGCGTGCGGTGTAG